The proteins below are encoded in one region of Synchiropus splendidus isolate RoL2022-P1 chromosome 13, RoL_Sspl_1.0, whole genome shotgun sequence:
- the LOC128769200 gene encoding G-protein-signaling modulator 2-like isoform X4, protein MPLAWFMCRCCCRTRDTSRMEVSCLELALEGERLCKVGDYSAGVSFFEAAIQVGTEDLQVLSAIYSQLGNAYFHLHDYAKALDFHRHDLTLTRTIGDLLGEAKASGNLGNTLKVLGRFEEAVVCCQRHLDIARDVGDKVGQARALYNFGNVYHAKGKSISWSGAEPGEFPEEVMAALRRAAEFYEANLTIVKDLGDRAAQGRTYGNLGNTHYLLGNFRQAVASHEQRLLIAKEFGDRAAERRAYCNLGNAFIFLGEFEVAAEHYKRTLHLARQLKDRAVEAQACYSLGNTYTLLQDYERAIDYHLKHLIIAQDLNDRIGEGRACWSLGNAHTALGNHDQAMHFAEKHLEICRETGDRSGELTARMNVSDLQTVLGLSYSTNNSTLSENSMDNKLAGARSRLSRRHSMENLELMKLTPDKMNGQKWSSDILTKQNKPSMVKSSSKLFFVSRLRGKKHKSSSKVLQDTSNTPSAQAPQKRHSPDALGDEGFFDLLSRFQSNRMDDQRCSVQDKGSKLSLNSGPPSPPTVIRKSVSESADVSGAHSRRLEASSAVGGSLPGLRLNQNSSQAVLSHLMANADGGEPDDNFFDMLVKCQGSRLDDQRCAPPPPQARGPTVPDEDFFSLIMRSQAKRMDEQRVTLPSHNAARPGSS, encoded by the exons ATGCCGCTCGCCTGGTTCATGTGCCGCTGCTGTTGTAGGACCAGAGACACCAGCAG GATGGAGGTGTCCTGCCTGGAGCTGGCCCTGGAAGGCGAGCGCCTCTGCAAGGTGGGCGACTACAGCGCCGGGGTCTCCTTTTTTGAAGCCGCCATCCAAGTGGGCACGGAGGACCTGCAGGTGCTCAGCGCCATCTACAGCCAGCTGGGGAACGCCTACTTCCACCTGCACGACTACGCCAAGGCGCTGGACTTCCACCGGCACGACCTCACCCTGACCAG GACCATCGGGGACCTGCTGGGCGAGGCCAAAGCCAGCGGGAACCTGGGGAACACTCTCAAGGTTCTGGGCAGGTTCGAGGAGGCGGTCGTTTGTTGTCAAAGACACCTGGACATCGCCCGGGACGTTGGGGACAAG GTGGGCCAGGCGCGAGCGCTCTATAACTTCGGGAACGTGTACCACGCCAAGGGCAAAAGCATCAGCTGGAGCGGCGCGGAGCCCGGGGAGTTTCCCGAGGAGGTGATGGCGGCTCTCCGCCGGGCGGCCGAGTTCTACGA GGCGAACCTGACCATCGTGAAGGATCTGGGGGACCGAGCCGCTCAGGGTCGGACCTATGGTAATCTGGGGAACACGCACTACCTGCTGGGGAACTTCCGCCAAGCCGTGGCGTCTCACGAGCAG CGTCTGCTCATCGCGAAGGAGTTTGGCGACCGGGCAGCGGAGCGAAGGGCCTACTGCAACCTGGGCAACGCCTTCATCTTCCTGGGGGAGTTTGAAGTTGCAGCCGAACACTACAA GAGGACGCTGCATCTGGCCCGGCAGCTGAAGGACCGGGCGGTGGAGGCGCAGGCCTGCTACAGCCTGGGCAACACCTACACCCTCCTGCAGGACTACGAGAGAGCCATCGACTACCATCTCAAGCACCTCATCATCGCCCAGGACCTCAACGACCG AATTGGCGAGGGCCGCGCCTGCTGGAGCCTGGGCAACGCCCACACGGCGCTGGGGAACCACGACCAGGCCATGCACTTCGCTGAGAAGCACCTGGAGATCTGCAGAGAG ACTGGAGACCGGAGCGGCGAGCTCACTGCCCGCATGAACGTGTCCGACCTGCAGACGGTTCTGGGTCTGAGCTACAGCACCAATAACTCCACGCTGTCCGAGAACAGCATGGACAACAAGCTGGCAG GCGCCAGGTCGAGGCTGAGCAGGCGACACAGCATGGAGAACCTGGAGCTGATGAAGCTGACGCCAGACAAGATGAAC GGTCAGAAGTGGAGCAGCGACATCCTGACCAAGCAGAACAAACCCTCCATGGTCAAGAGCTCGTCCAAGCTCTTCTTCGTCAGCCGTCTGAGAGGCAAGAAGCACAAGTCCAGCAGTAAAGTCCTGCAGGACACCAGCAACACGCCGTCAGCACAGGCGCCGCAGAAG CGCCACAGCCCGGACGCTCTCGGGGACGAGGGCTTCTTTGACCTGCTGAGCCGCTTCCAGAGCAACCGCATGGACGACCAGCGCTGCTCCGTCCAGGACAAAGGCAGCAAGCTGTCGCTGAACAGCGGCCCGCCGTCGCCCCCTACAGTCATCAGGAAAT CCGTGTCCGAGTCAGCCGACGTGTCGGGCGCCCACAGCCGGCGCCTGGAGGCGTCGTCGGCAGTGGGCGGGAGTCTCCCGGGCCTCAGGCTCAACCAGAACAGCAGCCAGGCCGTGCTCAGCCACCTGATGGCCAACGCTGACGGCGGCGAGCCGGACGACAACTTCTTTGACATGCTGGTCAAATGCCAG gggTCCCGCCTGGACGACCAGCGCTGCGCACCCCCGCCCCCTCAAGCCCGCGGACCCACAGTACCGGATGAGGACTTCTTCAGTCTCATCATGCGCTCACAGGCCAAGCGGATGGACGAGCAGCGAGTCACACTGCCGTCGCACAACGCCGCCCGACCCGGGTCCAGCTGA
- the LOC128769200 gene encoding G-protein-signaling modulator 2-like isoform X5, which yields MEVSCLELALEGERLCKVGDYSAGVSFFEAAIQVGTEDLQVLSAIYSQLGNAYFHLHDYAKALDFHRHDLTLTRTIGDLLGEAKASGNLGNTLKVLGRFEEAVVCCQRHLDIARDVGDKVGQARALYNFGNVYHAKGKSISWSGAEPGEFPEEVMAALRRAAEFYEANLTIVKDLGDRAAQGRTYGNLGNTHYLLGNFRQAVASHEQRLLIAKEFGDRAAERRAYCNLGNAFIFLGEFEVAAEHYKRTLHLARQLKDRAVEAQACYSLGNTYTLLQDYERAIDYHLKHLIIAQDLNDRIGEGRACWSLGNAHTALGNHDQAMHFAEKHLEICRETGDRSGELTARMNVSDLQTVLGLSYSTNNSTLSENSMDNKLAGARSRLSRRHSMENLELMKLTPDKMNGQKWSSDILTKQNKPSMVKSSSKLFFVSRLRGKKHKSSSKVLQDTSNTPSAQAPQKRHSPDALGDEGFFDLLSRFQSNRMDDQRCSVQDKGSKLSLNSGPPSPPTVIRKSVSESADVSGAHSRRLEASSAVGGSLPGLRLNQNSSQAVLSHLMANADGGEPDDNFFDMLVKCQGSRLDDQRCAPPPPQARGPTVPDEDFFSLIMRSQAKRMDEQRVTLPSHNAARPGSS from the exons ATGGAGGTGTCCTGCCTGGAGCTGGCCCTGGAAGGCGAGCGCCTCTGCAAGGTGGGCGACTACAGCGCCGGGGTCTCCTTTTTTGAAGCCGCCATCCAAGTGGGCACGGAGGACCTGCAGGTGCTCAGCGCCATCTACAGCCAGCTGGGGAACGCCTACTTCCACCTGCACGACTACGCCAAGGCGCTGGACTTCCACCGGCACGACCTCACCCTGACCAG GACCATCGGGGACCTGCTGGGCGAGGCCAAAGCCAGCGGGAACCTGGGGAACACTCTCAAGGTTCTGGGCAGGTTCGAGGAGGCGGTCGTTTGTTGTCAAAGACACCTGGACATCGCCCGGGACGTTGGGGACAAG GTGGGCCAGGCGCGAGCGCTCTATAACTTCGGGAACGTGTACCACGCCAAGGGCAAAAGCATCAGCTGGAGCGGCGCGGAGCCCGGGGAGTTTCCCGAGGAGGTGATGGCGGCTCTCCGCCGGGCGGCCGAGTTCTACGA GGCGAACCTGACCATCGTGAAGGATCTGGGGGACCGAGCCGCTCAGGGTCGGACCTATGGTAATCTGGGGAACACGCACTACCTGCTGGGGAACTTCCGCCAAGCCGTGGCGTCTCACGAGCAG CGTCTGCTCATCGCGAAGGAGTTTGGCGACCGGGCAGCGGAGCGAAGGGCCTACTGCAACCTGGGCAACGCCTTCATCTTCCTGGGGGAGTTTGAAGTTGCAGCCGAACACTACAA GAGGACGCTGCATCTGGCCCGGCAGCTGAAGGACCGGGCGGTGGAGGCGCAGGCCTGCTACAGCCTGGGCAACACCTACACCCTCCTGCAGGACTACGAGAGAGCCATCGACTACCATCTCAAGCACCTCATCATCGCCCAGGACCTCAACGACCG AATTGGCGAGGGCCGCGCCTGCTGGAGCCTGGGCAACGCCCACACGGCGCTGGGGAACCACGACCAGGCCATGCACTTCGCTGAGAAGCACCTGGAGATCTGCAGAGAG ACTGGAGACCGGAGCGGCGAGCTCACTGCCCGCATGAACGTGTCCGACCTGCAGACGGTTCTGGGTCTGAGCTACAGCACCAATAACTCCACGCTGTCCGAGAACAGCATGGACAACAAGCTGGCAG GCGCCAGGTCGAGGCTGAGCAGGCGACACAGCATGGAGAACCTGGAGCTGATGAAGCTGACGCCAGACAAGATGAAC GGTCAGAAGTGGAGCAGCGACATCCTGACCAAGCAGAACAAACCCTCCATGGTCAAGAGCTCGTCCAAGCTCTTCTTCGTCAGCCGTCTGAGAGGCAAGAAGCACAAGTCCAGCAGTAAAGTCCTGCAGGACACCAGCAACACGCCGTCAGCACAGGCGCCGCAGAAG CGCCACAGCCCGGACGCTCTCGGGGACGAGGGCTTCTTTGACCTGCTGAGCCGCTTCCAGAGCAACCGCATGGACGACCAGCGCTGCTCCGTCCAGGACAAAGGCAGCAAGCTGTCGCTGAACAGCGGCCCGCCGTCGCCCCCTACAGTCATCAGGAAAT CCGTGTCCGAGTCAGCCGACGTGTCGGGCGCCCACAGCCGGCGCCTGGAGGCGTCGTCGGCAGTGGGCGGGAGTCTCCCGGGCCTCAGGCTCAACCAGAACAGCAGCCAGGCCGTGCTCAGCCACCTGATGGCCAACGCTGACGGCGGCGAGCCGGACGACAACTTCTTTGACATGCTGGTCAAATGCCAG gggTCCCGCCTGGACGACCAGCGCTGCGCACCCCCGCCCCCTCAAGCCCGCGGACCCACAGTACCGGATGAGGACTTCTTCAGTCTCATCATGCGCTCACAGGCCAAGCGGATGGACGAGCAGCGAGTCACACTGCCGTCGCACAACGCCGCCCGACCCGGGTCCAGCTGA
- the LOC128769200 gene encoding G-protein-signaling modulator 2-like isoform X1, giving the protein MDASSSGVSTPAEESSLHVRYRMEVSCLELALEGERLCKVGDYSAGVSFFEAAIQVGTEDLQVLSAIYSQLGNAYFHLHDYAKALDFHRHDLTLTRTIGDLLGEAKASGNLGNTLKVLGRFEEAVVCCQRHLDIARDVGDKVGQARALYNFGNVYHAKGKSISWSGAEPGEFPEEVMAALRRAAEFYEANLTIVKDLGDRAAQGRTYGNLGNTHYLLGNFRQAVASHEQRLLIAKEFGDRAAERRAYCNLGNAFIFLGEFEVAAEHYKRTLHLARQLKDRAVEAQACYSLGNTYTLLQDYERAIDYHLKHLIIAQDLNDRIGEGRACWSLGNAHTALGNHDQAMHFAEKHLEICRETGDRSGELTARMNVSDLQTVLGLSYSTNNSTLSENSMDNKLAGARSRLSRRHSMENLELMKLTPDKMNGQKWSSDILTKQNKPSMVKSSSKLFFVSRLRGKKHKSSSKVLQDTSNTPSAQAPQKVGPPPSGSAAVSDLRGGSVEQRHSPDALGDEGFFDLLSRFQSNRMDDQRCSVQDKGSKLSLNSGPPSPPTVIRKSVSESADVSGAHSRRLEASSAVGGSLPGLRLNQNSSQAVLSHLMANADGGEPDDNFFDMLVKCQGSRLDDQRCAPPPPQARGPTVPDEDFFSLIMRSQAKRMDEQRVTLPSHNAARPGSS; this is encoded by the exons ATGGACGCCAGCAGCTCAGGGGTTAGCACGCCAGCCGAGGAGTCCTCGCTTCATGTGCGCTACAG GATGGAGGTGTCCTGCCTGGAGCTGGCCCTGGAAGGCGAGCGCCTCTGCAAGGTGGGCGACTACAGCGCCGGGGTCTCCTTTTTTGAAGCCGCCATCCAAGTGGGCACGGAGGACCTGCAGGTGCTCAGCGCCATCTACAGCCAGCTGGGGAACGCCTACTTCCACCTGCACGACTACGCCAAGGCGCTGGACTTCCACCGGCACGACCTCACCCTGACCAG GACCATCGGGGACCTGCTGGGCGAGGCCAAAGCCAGCGGGAACCTGGGGAACACTCTCAAGGTTCTGGGCAGGTTCGAGGAGGCGGTCGTTTGTTGTCAAAGACACCTGGACATCGCCCGGGACGTTGGGGACAAG GTGGGCCAGGCGCGAGCGCTCTATAACTTCGGGAACGTGTACCACGCCAAGGGCAAAAGCATCAGCTGGAGCGGCGCGGAGCCCGGGGAGTTTCCCGAGGAGGTGATGGCGGCTCTCCGCCGGGCGGCCGAGTTCTACGA GGCGAACCTGACCATCGTGAAGGATCTGGGGGACCGAGCCGCTCAGGGTCGGACCTATGGTAATCTGGGGAACACGCACTACCTGCTGGGGAACTTCCGCCAAGCCGTGGCGTCTCACGAGCAG CGTCTGCTCATCGCGAAGGAGTTTGGCGACCGGGCAGCGGAGCGAAGGGCCTACTGCAACCTGGGCAACGCCTTCATCTTCCTGGGGGAGTTTGAAGTTGCAGCCGAACACTACAA GAGGACGCTGCATCTGGCCCGGCAGCTGAAGGACCGGGCGGTGGAGGCGCAGGCCTGCTACAGCCTGGGCAACACCTACACCCTCCTGCAGGACTACGAGAGAGCCATCGACTACCATCTCAAGCACCTCATCATCGCCCAGGACCTCAACGACCG AATTGGCGAGGGCCGCGCCTGCTGGAGCCTGGGCAACGCCCACACGGCGCTGGGGAACCACGACCAGGCCATGCACTTCGCTGAGAAGCACCTGGAGATCTGCAGAGAG ACTGGAGACCGGAGCGGCGAGCTCACTGCCCGCATGAACGTGTCCGACCTGCAGACGGTTCTGGGTCTGAGCTACAGCACCAATAACTCCACGCTGTCCGAGAACAGCATGGACAACAAGCTGGCAG GCGCCAGGTCGAGGCTGAGCAGGCGACACAGCATGGAGAACCTGGAGCTGATGAAGCTGACGCCAGACAAGATGAAC GGTCAGAAGTGGAGCAGCGACATCCTGACCAAGCAGAACAAACCCTCCATGGTCAAGAGCTCGTCCAAGCTCTTCTTCGTCAGCCGTCTGAGAGGCAAGAAGCACAAGTCCAGCAGTAAAGTCCTGCAGGACACCAGCAACACGCCGTCAGCACAGGCGCCGCAGAAGGTAGGACCGCCTCCTTCAGGCTCCGCCGCCGTCTCTGACCTCCGTGGTGGTTCCGTCGAACAGCGCCACAGCCCGGACGCTCTCGGGGACGAGGGCTTCTTTGACCTGCTGAGCCGCTTCCAGAGCAACCGCATGGACGACCAGCGCTGCTCCGTCCAGGACAAAGGCAGCAAGCTGTCGCTGAACAGCGGCCCGCCGTCGCCCCCTACAGTCATCAGGAAAT CCGTGTCCGAGTCAGCCGACGTGTCGGGCGCCCACAGCCGGCGCCTGGAGGCGTCGTCGGCAGTGGGCGGGAGTCTCCCGGGCCTCAGGCTCAACCAGAACAGCAGCCAGGCCGTGCTCAGCCACCTGATGGCCAACGCTGACGGCGGCGAGCCGGACGACAACTTCTTTGACATGCTGGTCAAATGCCAG gggTCCCGCCTGGACGACCAGCGCTGCGCACCCCCGCCCCCTCAAGCCCGCGGACCCACAGTACCGGATGAGGACTTCTTCAGTCTCATCATGCGCTCACAGGCCAAGCGGATGGACGAGCAGCGAGTCACACTGCCGTCGCACAACGCCGCCCGACCCGGGTCCAGCTGA
- the LOC128769200 gene encoding G-protein-signaling modulator 2-like isoform X3: protein MDASSSGVSTPAEESSLHVRYRMEVSCLELALEGERLCKVGDYSAGVSFFEAAIQVGTEDLQVLSAIYSQLGNAYFHLHDYAKALDFHRHDLTLTRTIGDLLGEAKASGNLGNTLKVLGRFEEAVVCCQRHLDIARDVGDKVGQARALYNFGNVYHAKGKSISWSGAEPGEFPEEVMAALRRAAEFYEANLTIVKDLGDRAAQGRTYGNLGNTHYLLGNFRQAVASHEQRLLIAKEFGDRAAERRAYCNLGNAFIFLGEFEVAAEHYKRTLHLARQLKDRAVEAQACYSLGNTYTLLQDYERAIDYHLKHLIIAQDLNDRIGEGRACWSLGNAHTALGNHDQAMHFAEKHLEICRETGDRSGELTARMNVSDLQTVLGLSYSTNNSTLSENSMDNKLAGARSRLSRRHSMENLELMKLTPDKMNGQKWSSDILTKQNKPSMVKSSSKLFFVSRLRGKKHKSSSKVLQDTSNTPSAQAPQKRHSPDALGDEGFFDLLSRFQSNRMDDQRCSVQDKGSKLSLNSGPPSPPTVIRKSVSESADVSGAHSRRLEASSAVGGSLPGLRLNQNSSQAVLSHLMANADGGEPDDNFFDMLVKCQGSRLDDQRCAPPPPQARGPTVPDEDFFSLIMRSQAKRMDEQRVTLPSHNAARPGSS, encoded by the exons ATGGACGCCAGCAGCTCAGGGGTTAGCACGCCAGCCGAGGAGTCCTCGCTTCATGTGCGCTACAG GATGGAGGTGTCCTGCCTGGAGCTGGCCCTGGAAGGCGAGCGCCTCTGCAAGGTGGGCGACTACAGCGCCGGGGTCTCCTTTTTTGAAGCCGCCATCCAAGTGGGCACGGAGGACCTGCAGGTGCTCAGCGCCATCTACAGCCAGCTGGGGAACGCCTACTTCCACCTGCACGACTACGCCAAGGCGCTGGACTTCCACCGGCACGACCTCACCCTGACCAG GACCATCGGGGACCTGCTGGGCGAGGCCAAAGCCAGCGGGAACCTGGGGAACACTCTCAAGGTTCTGGGCAGGTTCGAGGAGGCGGTCGTTTGTTGTCAAAGACACCTGGACATCGCCCGGGACGTTGGGGACAAG GTGGGCCAGGCGCGAGCGCTCTATAACTTCGGGAACGTGTACCACGCCAAGGGCAAAAGCATCAGCTGGAGCGGCGCGGAGCCCGGGGAGTTTCCCGAGGAGGTGATGGCGGCTCTCCGCCGGGCGGCCGAGTTCTACGA GGCGAACCTGACCATCGTGAAGGATCTGGGGGACCGAGCCGCTCAGGGTCGGACCTATGGTAATCTGGGGAACACGCACTACCTGCTGGGGAACTTCCGCCAAGCCGTGGCGTCTCACGAGCAG CGTCTGCTCATCGCGAAGGAGTTTGGCGACCGGGCAGCGGAGCGAAGGGCCTACTGCAACCTGGGCAACGCCTTCATCTTCCTGGGGGAGTTTGAAGTTGCAGCCGAACACTACAA GAGGACGCTGCATCTGGCCCGGCAGCTGAAGGACCGGGCGGTGGAGGCGCAGGCCTGCTACAGCCTGGGCAACACCTACACCCTCCTGCAGGACTACGAGAGAGCCATCGACTACCATCTCAAGCACCTCATCATCGCCCAGGACCTCAACGACCG AATTGGCGAGGGCCGCGCCTGCTGGAGCCTGGGCAACGCCCACACGGCGCTGGGGAACCACGACCAGGCCATGCACTTCGCTGAGAAGCACCTGGAGATCTGCAGAGAG ACTGGAGACCGGAGCGGCGAGCTCACTGCCCGCATGAACGTGTCCGACCTGCAGACGGTTCTGGGTCTGAGCTACAGCACCAATAACTCCACGCTGTCCGAGAACAGCATGGACAACAAGCTGGCAG GCGCCAGGTCGAGGCTGAGCAGGCGACACAGCATGGAGAACCTGGAGCTGATGAAGCTGACGCCAGACAAGATGAAC GGTCAGAAGTGGAGCAGCGACATCCTGACCAAGCAGAACAAACCCTCCATGGTCAAGAGCTCGTCCAAGCTCTTCTTCGTCAGCCGTCTGAGAGGCAAGAAGCACAAGTCCAGCAGTAAAGTCCTGCAGGACACCAGCAACACGCCGTCAGCACAGGCGCCGCAGAAG CGCCACAGCCCGGACGCTCTCGGGGACGAGGGCTTCTTTGACCTGCTGAGCCGCTTCCAGAGCAACCGCATGGACGACCAGCGCTGCTCCGTCCAGGACAAAGGCAGCAAGCTGTCGCTGAACAGCGGCCCGCCGTCGCCCCCTACAGTCATCAGGAAAT CCGTGTCCGAGTCAGCCGACGTGTCGGGCGCCCACAGCCGGCGCCTGGAGGCGTCGTCGGCAGTGGGCGGGAGTCTCCCGGGCCTCAGGCTCAACCAGAACAGCAGCCAGGCCGTGCTCAGCCACCTGATGGCCAACGCTGACGGCGGCGAGCCGGACGACAACTTCTTTGACATGCTGGTCAAATGCCAG gggTCCCGCCTGGACGACCAGCGCTGCGCACCCCCGCCCCCTCAAGCCCGCGGACCCACAGTACCGGATGAGGACTTCTTCAGTCTCATCATGCGCTCACAGGCCAAGCGGATGGACGAGCAGCGAGTCACACTGCCGTCGCACAACGCCGCCCGACCCGGGTCCAGCTGA
- the LOC128769200 gene encoding G-protein-signaling modulator 2-like isoform X2: MEIEAAQMTIIRLSRFPVPVQKKYRMEVSCLELALEGERLCKVGDYSAGVSFFEAAIQVGTEDLQVLSAIYSQLGNAYFHLHDYAKALDFHRHDLTLTRTIGDLLGEAKASGNLGNTLKVLGRFEEAVVCCQRHLDIARDVGDKVGQARALYNFGNVYHAKGKSISWSGAEPGEFPEEVMAALRRAAEFYEANLTIVKDLGDRAAQGRTYGNLGNTHYLLGNFRQAVASHEQRLLIAKEFGDRAAERRAYCNLGNAFIFLGEFEVAAEHYKRTLHLARQLKDRAVEAQACYSLGNTYTLLQDYERAIDYHLKHLIIAQDLNDRIGEGRACWSLGNAHTALGNHDQAMHFAEKHLEICRETGDRSGELTARMNVSDLQTVLGLSYSTNNSTLSENSMDNKLAGARSRLSRRHSMENLELMKLTPDKMNGQKWSSDILTKQNKPSMVKSSSKLFFVSRLRGKKHKSSSKVLQDTSNTPSAQAPQKRHSPDALGDEGFFDLLSRFQSNRMDDQRCSVQDKGSKLSLNSGPPSPPTVIRKSVSESADVSGAHSRRLEASSAVGGSLPGLRLNQNSSQAVLSHLMANADGGEPDDNFFDMLVKCQGSRLDDQRCAPPPPQARGPTVPDEDFFSLIMRSQAKRMDEQRVTLPSHNAARPGSS, translated from the exons ATGGAAATAGAAGCTGCTCAGATGACCATCATACG acTCAGCAGATTCCCAGTTCCAGTGCAGAAAAAGTACAG GATGGAGGTGTCCTGCCTGGAGCTGGCCCTGGAAGGCGAGCGCCTCTGCAAGGTGGGCGACTACAGCGCCGGGGTCTCCTTTTTTGAAGCCGCCATCCAAGTGGGCACGGAGGACCTGCAGGTGCTCAGCGCCATCTACAGCCAGCTGGGGAACGCCTACTTCCACCTGCACGACTACGCCAAGGCGCTGGACTTCCACCGGCACGACCTCACCCTGACCAG GACCATCGGGGACCTGCTGGGCGAGGCCAAAGCCAGCGGGAACCTGGGGAACACTCTCAAGGTTCTGGGCAGGTTCGAGGAGGCGGTCGTTTGTTGTCAAAGACACCTGGACATCGCCCGGGACGTTGGGGACAAG GTGGGCCAGGCGCGAGCGCTCTATAACTTCGGGAACGTGTACCACGCCAAGGGCAAAAGCATCAGCTGGAGCGGCGCGGAGCCCGGGGAGTTTCCCGAGGAGGTGATGGCGGCTCTCCGCCGGGCGGCCGAGTTCTACGA GGCGAACCTGACCATCGTGAAGGATCTGGGGGACCGAGCCGCTCAGGGTCGGACCTATGGTAATCTGGGGAACACGCACTACCTGCTGGGGAACTTCCGCCAAGCCGTGGCGTCTCACGAGCAG CGTCTGCTCATCGCGAAGGAGTTTGGCGACCGGGCAGCGGAGCGAAGGGCCTACTGCAACCTGGGCAACGCCTTCATCTTCCTGGGGGAGTTTGAAGTTGCAGCCGAACACTACAA GAGGACGCTGCATCTGGCCCGGCAGCTGAAGGACCGGGCGGTGGAGGCGCAGGCCTGCTACAGCCTGGGCAACACCTACACCCTCCTGCAGGACTACGAGAGAGCCATCGACTACCATCTCAAGCACCTCATCATCGCCCAGGACCTCAACGACCG AATTGGCGAGGGCCGCGCCTGCTGGAGCCTGGGCAACGCCCACACGGCGCTGGGGAACCACGACCAGGCCATGCACTTCGCTGAGAAGCACCTGGAGATCTGCAGAGAG ACTGGAGACCGGAGCGGCGAGCTCACTGCCCGCATGAACGTGTCCGACCTGCAGACGGTTCTGGGTCTGAGCTACAGCACCAATAACTCCACGCTGTCCGAGAACAGCATGGACAACAAGCTGGCAG GCGCCAGGTCGAGGCTGAGCAGGCGACACAGCATGGAGAACCTGGAGCTGATGAAGCTGACGCCAGACAAGATGAAC GGTCAGAAGTGGAGCAGCGACATCCTGACCAAGCAGAACAAACCCTCCATGGTCAAGAGCTCGTCCAAGCTCTTCTTCGTCAGCCGTCTGAGAGGCAAGAAGCACAAGTCCAGCAGTAAAGTCCTGCAGGACACCAGCAACACGCCGTCAGCACAGGCGCCGCAGAAG CGCCACAGCCCGGACGCTCTCGGGGACGAGGGCTTCTTTGACCTGCTGAGCCGCTTCCAGAGCAACCGCATGGACGACCAGCGCTGCTCCGTCCAGGACAAAGGCAGCAAGCTGTCGCTGAACAGCGGCCCGCCGTCGCCCCCTACAGTCATCAGGAAAT CCGTGTCCGAGTCAGCCGACGTGTCGGGCGCCCACAGCCGGCGCCTGGAGGCGTCGTCGGCAGTGGGCGGGAGTCTCCCGGGCCTCAGGCTCAACCAGAACAGCAGCCAGGCCGTGCTCAGCCACCTGATGGCCAACGCTGACGGCGGCGAGCCGGACGACAACTTCTTTGACATGCTGGTCAAATGCCAG gggTCCCGCCTGGACGACCAGCGCTGCGCACCCCCGCCCCCTCAAGCCCGCGGACCCACAGTACCGGATGAGGACTTCTTCAGTCTCATCATGCGCTCACAGGCCAAGCGGATGGACGAGCAGCGAGTCACACTGCCGTCGCACAACGCCGCCCGACCCGGGTCCAGCTGA